One segment of Acidobacteriota bacterium DNA contains the following:
- a CDS encoding excisionase family DNA-binding protein, giving the protein MDEFLRVEEAGKLLKLTRGAVYTAVARRQLPFVRLGRRIRFRRSDLERHLAQTAVPAEKRN; this is encoded by the coding sequence ATGGATGAATTCCTAAGGGTGGAGGAGGCGGGAAAACTCCTGAAACTCACTCGGGGAGCGGTTTATACTGCCGTAGCCCGGCGACAACTGCCCTTTGTACGGCTAGGCCGCAGAATCAGGTTCAGGCGCTCGGACCTGGAGCGGCATCTTGCCCAAACTGCTGTCCCAGCGGAAAAGCGAAATTAG